The proteins below come from a single Juglans regia cultivar Chandler chromosome 12, Walnut 2.0, whole genome shotgun sequence genomic window:
- the LOC109003010 gene encoding SAC3 family protein A-like isoform X2 has protein sequence MMNQGGTTETIAPAETYSLENQHVVDASQGQTSSYIPQTTGPDAISWTISRADHSSTQNGILASSTSNYQYDYHTEPPTRNAQDGLNVAPLPSSSSSLGTSNVSQDYNGYASYPNSTDPYGYGSAGYPSYYNSYQQQQQQQQSNHSSYPQQQQQSNHSSYPQQSNHSSYQQQQSNHSGYQQQQQSNHSGYQQQQSNHSHSQPVGAYQNTGVPYQPLSSFQNTGSHAGPASYSSTYYNPGDYQTAGGYPSGSYSNQTTSWSDGNYTNYTTHQYTNYTPESAGAYSSSTAPEPSLHYQQQYKQWADYYSQTEVSCAPGTENISSTNKSHVACPIPGVSGGYQTSNSQTPPSYTPSWRPDSGSSAFPSVQPNAGISGANDVYWQHGAPSSQVHHTSPMQTQSQKPLDSRTYDSFQNQQKAVYSQGPNVHYHATQQVPQSYQLPIQTVPPLDTRRVSKLQIPTNPRIASNLTFSLPKTDKDSFTPSASAKPAYVSVSLPTTNQKVMCNDAADSILKTGMFPKSLRGYVERALARCKDDTQMAACQAVMKEMITKATADGTLYTRDWDIEPLFPLPNADAADKDFQFSTPGAALPKHKRSPSRRPKSRWEPLPEEKLLDKSASMVTDTVKYGGWMNANERDRKRFVGNNVSKENNLSATRYSPLDQKNASKNMQRLVKKQRLADGFKAADNDDASSDSDKEQSLTAYYSSAIVLANTPEERKRRENRSKRFEKRQGQAESRHFKPKNAGGGNLYGRRASALVLSKSFEDGGTRAVEDIDWDSLTVKGTCQEIEKRYLRLTSAPDPTSVRPEEVLEKALDMVQKSEKNYLYKCDQLKSIRQDLTVQHIRNQLTVKVYETHARLALEVGDLPEYNQCQSQLKTLYAEGIEGCHMEFSAYNLLGVILHSNNYRDLLSSMSRLSVEAKEDEAVKHALAVRAAVTSGNYVLFFRLYKTAPNLNTCLMDLYVEKMRYKAVSCMSRSYRPTIPVSYITQVLGFTTPKNEECDEDSYGLGECVAWLKAHGACLIPDNSGEMLLDTKASCSSLYMPEPEDAVAHGDASLAVNDFLTRTSL, from the exons ATGATGAATCAAGGCGGTACTACTGAGACCATAGCTCCCGCGGAGACCTATTCGCTAGAG AATCAGCATGTAGTTGACGCAAGTCAAGGACAGACTTCTTCATATATTCCCCAAACAACTGGGCCTGATGCCATATCATGGACCATTTCCCGGGCTGATCATAGCTCCACCCAGAATGGGATCCTTGCTAGCTCCACCAGCAATTACCAATATGATTATCACACAGAGCCACCCACTAGAAATGCTCAAGATGGCCTGAATGTAGCACCCCTGCCTTCTAGTTCATCGAGTTTGGGAACATCGAACGTATCACAAGATTATAATGGATATGCATCATACCCTAACTCTACTGATCCATACGGTTATGGAAGCGCAGGATACCCGAGTTACTATAATAGCtatcagcagcagcagcagcagcagcagtctAACCATTCCAGCTATccgcagcagcagcagcagtctAACCATTCCAGCTATCCGCAGCAGTCAAACCATTCCAGCTATCAGCAGCAGCAATCTAACCATTCCGGCTATCAGCAGCAGCAACAATCTAACCATTCCGGCTATCAGCAGCAGCAATCTAATCACTCCCACTCACAACCTGTAGGAGCATATCAAAACACAGGTGTTCCTTATCAGCCTCTTTCCTCATTTCAGAATACAGGGTCTCATGCTGGGCCTGCAAGTTATTCAAGCACTTACTACAATCCTGGTGATTATCAGACAGCTGGAGGTTACCCGAGTGGCAGTTACAGTAATCAGACTACCTCGTGGAGTGATggaaattatacaaattatactACCCATCAATATACAAACTACACTCCAGAATCTGCTGGTGCTTATAGCTCAAGTACTGCACCTGAACCCTCCTTACATTATCAACAGCAGTACAAGCAATGGGCAGATTATTACAGTCAAACAGAAGTCAGCTGTGCACCTGGCACGGAGAATATCTCTAGCACTAATAAGTCTCATGTTGCCTGTCCAATTCCTGGTGTTAGTGGTGGATATCAAACTTCAAATAGCCAAACACCACCTTCTTACACCCCATCTTGGAGGCCAGATTCTGGTTCATCTGCCTTTCCTTCAGTGCAG CCCAATGCAGGAATTAGTGGTGCCAATGATGTTTACTGGCAGCATGGAGCTCCAAGCTCTCAAGTTCACCATACTAGTCCCATGCAAACCCAATCTCAAAAGCCTTTGGATTCAAGAACTTATGATAGCTTTCAGAATCAACAGAAAGCTGTGTATTCTCAGGGACCTAATGTACATTATCATGCTACACAGCAGGTGCCTCAGAGTTATCAACTACCCATACAAACTGTTCCACCTTTGGATACACGAAGAGTAAGCAAACTCCAGATCCCAACAAACCCTAGAATTGCTTCAAATTTGACCTTCAGTTTGCCAAAAACCGACAAGGATAGCTTTACCCCCAGTGCATCAGCAAAACCTGCTTATGTCAGTGTTTCACTCCCAACAACAAATCAGAAAGTAATGTGTAATGATGCTGCAGATTCAATACTTAAG ACAGGTATGTTCCCCAAGTCGCTACGTGGTTATGTTGAAAGGGCTTTGGCTCGCTGTAAAGACGATACACAAATGGCAGCCTGTCAGGCTGTCATGAAGGAG ATGATCACAAAGGCAACTGCTGATGGTACACTTTACACTCGAGATTGGGATATTGAACCTCTTTTCCCACTACCAAATGCGGATGCAGCTGACAAAGA TTTTCAGTTTTCAACTCCGGGTGCCGCATTGCCAAAGCACAAAAGAAGTCCAAGTAGACGACCTAAAAGTAGGTGGGAGCCTTTACCAGAGGAGAAATTACTTGATAAATCAGCATCTATGGTGACTGATACTGTGAAATATGGTGGCTGGATGAATGCCAACGAGAGGGACAGAAAG CGTTTTGTGGGGAATAATGTGAGCAAGGAGAATAATTTGAGTGCTACTAGATACTCTCCACTGGACCAGAAAAATGCAAGTAAGAACATGCAGAGGCTGGTTAAGAAGCAGCGTTTAGCTGATGGTTTCAAGGCTGCTGATAATGATGATGCATCTAGTGATAGTGATAAGGAACAGAGCTTAACGGCATATTACTCTAGTGCAATAGTACTTGCGAATACACCGGAGGAAAGAAAGAGACGTGAAAATCGCTCTAAGCGTTTTGAAAAACGGCAAGGACAAGCAGAAAGCAGGCACTTTAAACCCAAAAATGCTGGGGGTGGAAACCTATACGGTAGAAGGGCTAGTGCCTTGGTGCTTAGCAAGAGCTTTGAAGATGGTGGCACCAGAGCCGTTGAGGACATTGACTGGGATTCCCTTACTGTCAAGGGGACCTGCCAGGAGATTGAGAAACGTTATTTGCGTCTTACTTCTGCACCTGATCCCACTAGT GTAAGACCAGAAGAAGTTTTAGAAAAAGCTCTTGATATGGTTCAGAAATCTGAAAAGAATTACCTATATAAATGTGATCAGCTGAAGTCTATTCGCCAAGATCTAACTGTACAACATATTCGCAATCAGCTAACAGTTAAG GTGTATGAAACTCATGCCCGATTAGCGTTAGAGGTTGGGGACCTGCCTGAGTATAATCAG TGCCAATCCCAATTAAAAACCCTTTATGCTGAAGGTATCGAGGGATGTCATATGGAGTTTTCTGCTTACAACTTACTCGGTGTCATTTTGCACTCTAATAACTACAGAGATCTCTTATCATCGATGTCGAG ATTGTCAGTTGAAGCAAAAGAGGATGAAGCTGTAAAACATGCCCTTGCAGTTCGTGCGGCTGTCACTTcaggaaattatgttttgttttttagacTGTACAAGACGGCTCCTAACTTGAATACATGCCTTATGG ATCTCTATGTTGAAAAGATGCGGTATAAAGCTGTGAGTTGCATGTCTCGTTCTTATCGCCCAACAATTCCTGTTTCATACATTACTCAGGTACTGGGCTTCACCACACCAAAGAATGAAGAATGTGACGAGGACTCTTATGGATTAGGGGAGTGCGTGGCTTGGTTGAAGGCACATGGTGCATGTCTTATTCCGGATAACAGTGGAGAGATGCTATTGGACACAAAA GCATCCTGTTCGAGTCTTTACATGCCAGAGCCGGAAGATGCTGTGGCCCATGGAGATGCTAGTCTTGCTGTCAATGATTTTCTGACACGAACATCCTTATAG
- the LOC109003010 gene encoding SAC3 family protein A-like isoform X1, giving the protein MMNQGGTTETIAPAETYSLENQHVVDASQGQTSSYIPQTTGPDAISWTISRADHSSTQNGILASSTSNYQYDYHTEPPTRNAQDGLNVAPLPSSSSSLGTSNVSQDYNGYASYPNSTDPYGYGSAGYPSYYNSYQQQQQQQQSNHSSYPQQQQQSNHSSYPQQSNHSSYQQQQSNHSGYQQQQQSNHSGYQQQQSNHSHSQPVGAYQNTGVPYQPLSSFQNTGSHAGPASYSSTYYNPGDYQTAGGYPSGSYSNQTTSWSDGNYTNYTTHQYTNYTPESAGAYSSSTAPEPSLHYQQQYKQWADYYSQTEVSCAPGTENISSTNKSHVACPIPGVSGGYQTSNSQTPPSYTPSWRPDSGSSAFPSVQPNAGISGANDVYWQHGAPSSQVHHTSPMQTQSQKPLDSRTYDSFQNQQKAVYSQGPNVHYHATQQVPQSYQLPIQTVPPLDTRRVSKLQIPTNPRIASNLTFSLPKTDKDSFTPSASAKPAYVSVSLPTTNQKVMCNDAADSILKTGMFPKSLRGYVERALARCKDDTQMAACQAVMKEMITKATADGTLYTRDWDIEPLFPLPNADAADKDSFQFSTPGAALPKHKRSPSRRPKSRWEPLPEEKLLDKSASMVTDTVKYGGWMNANERDRKRFVGNNVSKENNLSATRYSPLDQKNASKNMQRLVKKQRLADGFKAADNDDASSDSDKEQSLTAYYSSAIVLANTPEERKRRENRSKRFEKRQGQAESRHFKPKNAGGGNLYGRRASALVLSKSFEDGGTRAVEDIDWDSLTVKGTCQEIEKRYLRLTSAPDPTSVRPEEVLEKALDMVQKSEKNYLYKCDQLKSIRQDLTVQHIRNQLTVKVYETHARLALEVGDLPEYNQCQSQLKTLYAEGIEGCHMEFSAYNLLGVILHSNNYRDLLSSMSRLSVEAKEDEAVKHALAVRAAVTSGNYVLFFRLYKTAPNLNTCLMDLYVEKMRYKAVSCMSRSYRPTIPVSYITQVLGFTTPKNEECDEDSYGLGECVAWLKAHGACLIPDNSGEMLLDTKASCSSLYMPEPEDAVAHGDASLAVNDFLTRTSL; this is encoded by the exons ATGATGAATCAAGGCGGTACTACTGAGACCATAGCTCCCGCGGAGACCTATTCGCTAGAG AATCAGCATGTAGTTGACGCAAGTCAAGGACAGACTTCTTCATATATTCCCCAAACAACTGGGCCTGATGCCATATCATGGACCATTTCCCGGGCTGATCATAGCTCCACCCAGAATGGGATCCTTGCTAGCTCCACCAGCAATTACCAATATGATTATCACACAGAGCCACCCACTAGAAATGCTCAAGATGGCCTGAATGTAGCACCCCTGCCTTCTAGTTCATCGAGTTTGGGAACATCGAACGTATCACAAGATTATAATGGATATGCATCATACCCTAACTCTACTGATCCATACGGTTATGGAAGCGCAGGATACCCGAGTTACTATAATAGCtatcagcagcagcagcagcagcagcagtctAACCATTCCAGCTATccgcagcagcagcagcagtctAACCATTCCAGCTATCCGCAGCAGTCAAACCATTCCAGCTATCAGCAGCAGCAATCTAACCATTCCGGCTATCAGCAGCAGCAACAATCTAACCATTCCGGCTATCAGCAGCAGCAATCTAATCACTCCCACTCACAACCTGTAGGAGCATATCAAAACACAGGTGTTCCTTATCAGCCTCTTTCCTCATTTCAGAATACAGGGTCTCATGCTGGGCCTGCAAGTTATTCAAGCACTTACTACAATCCTGGTGATTATCAGACAGCTGGAGGTTACCCGAGTGGCAGTTACAGTAATCAGACTACCTCGTGGAGTGATggaaattatacaaattatactACCCATCAATATACAAACTACACTCCAGAATCTGCTGGTGCTTATAGCTCAAGTACTGCACCTGAACCCTCCTTACATTATCAACAGCAGTACAAGCAATGGGCAGATTATTACAGTCAAACAGAAGTCAGCTGTGCACCTGGCACGGAGAATATCTCTAGCACTAATAAGTCTCATGTTGCCTGTCCAATTCCTGGTGTTAGTGGTGGATATCAAACTTCAAATAGCCAAACACCACCTTCTTACACCCCATCTTGGAGGCCAGATTCTGGTTCATCTGCCTTTCCTTCAGTGCAG CCCAATGCAGGAATTAGTGGTGCCAATGATGTTTACTGGCAGCATGGAGCTCCAAGCTCTCAAGTTCACCATACTAGTCCCATGCAAACCCAATCTCAAAAGCCTTTGGATTCAAGAACTTATGATAGCTTTCAGAATCAACAGAAAGCTGTGTATTCTCAGGGACCTAATGTACATTATCATGCTACACAGCAGGTGCCTCAGAGTTATCAACTACCCATACAAACTGTTCCACCTTTGGATACACGAAGAGTAAGCAAACTCCAGATCCCAACAAACCCTAGAATTGCTTCAAATTTGACCTTCAGTTTGCCAAAAACCGACAAGGATAGCTTTACCCCCAGTGCATCAGCAAAACCTGCTTATGTCAGTGTTTCACTCCCAACAACAAATCAGAAAGTAATGTGTAATGATGCTGCAGATTCAATACTTAAG ACAGGTATGTTCCCCAAGTCGCTACGTGGTTATGTTGAAAGGGCTTTGGCTCGCTGTAAAGACGATACACAAATGGCAGCCTGTCAGGCTGTCATGAAGGAG ATGATCACAAAGGCAACTGCTGATGGTACACTTTACACTCGAGATTGGGATATTGAACCTCTTTTCCCACTACCAAATGCGGATGCAGCTGACAAAGA CAGTTTTCAGTTTTCAACTCCGGGTGCCGCATTGCCAAAGCACAAAAGAAGTCCAAGTAGACGACCTAAAAGTAGGTGGGAGCCTTTACCAGAGGAGAAATTACTTGATAAATCAGCATCTATGGTGACTGATACTGTGAAATATGGTGGCTGGATGAATGCCAACGAGAGGGACAGAAAG CGTTTTGTGGGGAATAATGTGAGCAAGGAGAATAATTTGAGTGCTACTAGATACTCTCCACTGGACCAGAAAAATGCAAGTAAGAACATGCAGAGGCTGGTTAAGAAGCAGCGTTTAGCTGATGGTTTCAAGGCTGCTGATAATGATGATGCATCTAGTGATAGTGATAAGGAACAGAGCTTAACGGCATATTACTCTAGTGCAATAGTACTTGCGAATACACCGGAGGAAAGAAAGAGACGTGAAAATCGCTCTAAGCGTTTTGAAAAACGGCAAGGACAAGCAGAAAGCAGGCACTTTAAACCCAAAAATGCTGGGGGTGGAAACCTATACGGTAGAAGGGCTAGTGCCTTGGTGCTTAGCAAGAGCTTTGAAGATGGTGGCACCAGAGCCGTTGAGGACATTGACTGGGATTCCCTTACTGTCAAGGGGACCTGCCAGGAGATTGAGAAACGTTATTTGCGTCTTACTTCTGCACCTGATCCCACTAGT GTAAGACCAGAAGAAGTTTTAGAAAAAGCTCTTGATATGGTTCAGAAATCTGAAAAGAATTACCTATATAAATGTGATCAGCTGAAGTCTATTCGCCAAGATCTAACTGTACAACATATTCGCAATCAGCTAACAGTTAAG GTGTATGAAACTCATGCCCGATTAGCGTTAGAGGTTGGGGACCTGCCTGAGTATAATCAG TGCCAATCCCAATTAAAAACCCTTTATGCTGAAGGTATCGAGGGATGTCATATGGAGTTTTCTGCTTACAACTTACTCGGTGTCATTTTGCACTCTAATAACTACAGAGATCTCTTATCATCGATGTCGAG ATTGTCAGTTGAAGCAAAAGAGGATGAAGCTGTAAAACATGCCCTTGCAGTTCGTGCGGCTGTCACTTcaggaaattatgttttgttttttagacTGTACAAGACGGCTCCTAACTTGAATACATGCCTTATGG ATCTCTATGTTGAAAAGATGCGGTATAAAGCTGTGAGTTGCATGTCTCGTTCTTATCGCCCAACAATTCCTGTTTCATACATTACTCAGGTACTGGGCTTCACCACACCAAAGAATGAAGAATGTGACGAGGACTCTTATGGATTAGGGGAGTGCGTGGCTTGGTTGAAGGCACATGGTGCATGTCTTATTCCGGATAACAGTGGAGAGATGCTATTGGACACAAAA GCATCCTGTTCGAGTCTTTACATGCCAGAGCCGGAAGATGCTGTGGCCCATGGAGATGCTAGTCTTGCTGTCAATGATTTTCTGACACGAACATCCTTATAG